The following coding sequences are from one Streptomyces sp. V3I7 window:
- a CDS encoding DNA cytosine methyltransferase, which translates to MSGLTFVDVCSGAGGLALGLEQAGFEPSLLLDEDADSCRTLRANRPRWNVLQADLLDLDPSEHPESYDVDLLSAGLPRVKSSATAARAESGAEERLLRAAVYLAHAIRPRALLMENVPTLVHGDRFRDFREFARAELDHLGYEFSWFVLNAADFGVPQDRKQGVLVAIKKTWHPSFRSPSPTVADHVSVGEALAPSMRSRGWKDADRWAAQAIAVAPTLVGGSKSHGGADLGPSGTKRKWAGLGVNAHSLSNELPGPEFVWAPERGKDGMVQLTVDQTALLQSFPEGWEITGKKTARYRQIGHASPPPVGEALGRAIAHALRS; encoded by the coding sequence ATGAGTGGGCTGACCTTTGTCGACGTGTGCTCGGGGGCCGGCGGGCTCGCCCTCGGACTGGAGCAGGCTGGCTTCGAACCGAGCCTGTTGCTGGACGAGGACGCCGATTCCTGCCGGACCCTGCGGGCCAACCGACCACGGTGGAACGTGCTCCAAGCGGACCTTCTGGATCTCGACCCGAGCGAGCATCCGGAGAGCTACGACGTGGATCTGTTGTCCGCGGGACTGCCTCGGGTGAAGTCCAGCGCCACCGCCGCTCGGGCCGAGTCGGGCGCGGAGGAGCGGCTCCTGAGGGCAGCCGTCTACCTCGCCCACGCCATCAGGCCCCGGGCGCTGCTGATGGAGAACGTGCCCACCCTCGTACACGGGGACAGGTTCCGCGACTTCCGCGAGTTCGCCCGTGCCGAACTGGATCATCTCGGTTACGAGTTCAGCTGGTTCGTCCTCAACGCTGCGGATTTCGGAGTGCCACAGGATCGCAAGCAGGGGGTACTGGTGGCGATCAAGAAAACGTGGCACCCCTCCTTCCGTTCGCCTTCCCCCACCGTGGCCGACCATGTCTCGGTCGGTGAGGCCCTGGCGCCGTCCATGCGCTCGCGTGGCTGGAAGGACGCCGACCGATGGGCAGCCCAAGCAATCGCCGTGGCTCCGACCCTGGTCGGCGGCTCGAAAAGCCACGGTGGGGCGGACCTGGGGCCTTCCGGAACCAAGCGGAAGTGGGCTGGCCTGGGGGTGAACGCCCACTCGCTGAGCAACGAGCTCCCAGGGCCCGAATTCGTGTGGGCGCCGGAGCGCGGCAAAGACGGGATGGTGCAGCTCACGGTGGACCAGACAGCCCTGCTCCAGAGCTTCCCCGAGGGCTGGGAGATCACTGGAAAGAAGACGGCCCGATACCGGCAGATCGGCCATGCCTCCCCGCCACCGGTGGGCGAGGCGCTCGGCCGGGCCATAGCCCACGCACTCCGATCCTGA
- a CDS encoding helix-turn-helix transcriptional regulator, translating to MEASEDFGPWLARQLKLADMTQTELAQTVDVTRAAVSAWITGRATPRPETIERIARALNTDLATVHTRTADTQAGLPVGWYHRPGHADGGRELGNAAAFAFDADVEVLARETCQNSLDERLTANGQPVRVRYTLHELTGETLARFREAIRWDDLYPHYVTAAAQEQKVGRVIDSGLRDMYEHDRLVLLRVDDYNAAGLTGDDYDDGRFAAVVRRQLDSHKSGSSAGGSYGLGKATLWATSRLGLVLMNSTLSEPHEGRTERRLIGRLDLPWRQVDGSAWAGPAWLGRPDPDSPGAAVARSWWADEETVASLHLTRESGEPGTSFLIVGAHDVASLVDANRVPDDDEGDDDDSIHRMHRRLVQALGKNFWAAMTGGGDRLPLLEASVRTLRNGEVVLPEERVDPTVTQPSRTRALKAFLDGTTVERLTESGQVAATTVPLQLPTRDGGRGSLGEHRAVLLVTDAEDADGKSNRVAAMRGNRMTVRDAAVPGLPLSINPFQAVLLAGDAAGTQAPFAAEAEEFLRAAEPPEHNKWGQTEELTLTYSPSAYRRIASLTRETNAAIKELVVRPKKKSKAGGGRLAPKLTVGSAKKARRLSAATLPVLEELDAQLLDGGAWQVIGEIRIPAGGHTWRLAPVAKFDVRSGPRPTIEWAELVGVNNCQVVDGTLRLSDEARSATFRGVTDPATHAVRSSLSGLVVELRTGEGESLS from the coding sequence GTGGAAGCAAGCGAGGACTTCGGTCCATGGCTGGCGCGGCAGTTGAAGCTCGCCGACATGACGCAGACCGAGCTGGCCCAGACCGTGGACGTGACGCGTGCGGCGGTCTCGGCGTGGATCACCGGACGGGCCACCCCGCGACCTGAGACGATCGAACGTATCGCTCGGGCATTGAACACCGATCTGGCCACGGTGCACACCCGCACCGCCGACACCCAGGCCGGCCTCCCCGTCGGCTGGTACCACCGTCCCGGACACGCCGACGGCGGCCGCGAGTTGGGCAATGCCGCGGCGTTCGCCTTCGACGCGGACGTGGAGGTGCTCGCAAGGGAGACCTGCCAGAACAGTCTCGATGAGCGGCTGACCGCCAACGGGCAACCTGTACGTGTCCGTTACACCCTGCACGAACTCACCGGCGAGACCCTCGCGAGGTTCCGAGAAGCGATCCGGTGGGACGACCTCTACCCGCACTACGTGACGGCTGCCGCCCAGGAACAGAAGGTCGGCCGGGTCATCGACTCCGGGCTGCGGGACATGTACGAGCACGACCGGCTTGTGCTGTTGCGGGTGGACGACTACAACGCCGCCGGTCTGACGGGCGACGACTACGACGACGGCCGCTTCGCGGCAGTGGTGAGGCGTCAGCTCGACAGCCACAAGTCCGGTAGTTCGGCGGGCGGTTCGTACGGTCTGGGCAAGGCCACTCTGTGGGCCACCAGTCGACTCGGCCTCGTACTCATGAACTCCACGCTGTCCGAACCGCACGAGGGCCGGACCGAACGGCGACTCATCGGGCGGCTGGACCTGCCGTGGCGTCAGGTGGACGGCAGCGCGTGGGCAGGGCCGGCGTGGCTCGGGCGACCCGACCCCGACTCGCCGGGAGCCGCCGTGGCACGCTCCTGGTGGGCGGACGAGGAGACGGTCGCTTCCCTTCATCTGACGCGTGAGAGCGGTGAGCCCGGGACATCGTTCCTGATCGTCGGAGCCCACGACGTGGCGAGCCTCGTGGATGCCAACCGCGTACCCGATGACGACGAGGGCGATGACGACGACAGCATCCATCGGATGCATCGCAGGCTCGTGCAGGCGCTGGGCAAGAACTTCTGGGCGGCGATGACGGGGGGTGGCGACCGACTGCCTCTGCTGGAGGCCTCCGTGCGCACCCTCCGCAACGGCGAGGTGGTCCTCCCGGAGGAGCGCGTCGACCCCACGGTGACACAGCCTTCGCGCACACGCGCTCTGAAGGCGTTCCTCGACGGCACGACCGTGGAACGGCTCACGGAATCCGGGCAGGTCGCCGCGACCACCGTGCCCCTGCAACTGCCCACCCGAGATGGCGGACGAGGCTCTCTGGGAGAGCACCGCGCCGTGCTTCTGGTGACGGACGCCGAGGACGCCGACGGCAAATCCAATCGTGTCGCGGCCATGCGAGGCAATCGCATGACGGTACGGGACGCCGCCGTCCCCGGATTGCCGTTGTCCATCAACCCGTTCCAGGCCGTTTTGTTGGCCGGCGATGCCGCGGGCACACAGGCCCCGTTCGCAGCCGAGGCAGAGGAGTTCCTTCGCGCCGCTGAGCCCCCGGAGCACAACAAGTGGGGACAGACCGAGGAGCTCACGCTCACCTACTCGCCCTCGGCGTACCGGCGCATAGCCTCCCTCACTCGGGAGACCAATGCGGCGATCAAGGAGCTGGTGGTCCGTCCCAAGAAGAAGTCCAAGGCAGGGGGAGGGCGCCTGGCTCCGAAGCTGACCGTGGGCTCGGCGAAGAAGGCGCGTCGCCTGTCGGCGGCGACGCTGCCTGTACTGGAGGAACTGGACGCTCAGTTGCTCGACGGCGGAGCCTGGCAGGTGATCGGCGAGATCAGGATTCCTGCCGGTGGCCACACCTGGCGGCTCGCCCCGGTGGCCAAGTTCGACGTACGCTCCGGGCCGCGGCCCACCATCGAGTGGGCCGAGCTCGTCGGAGTGAACAACTGCCAGGTGGTGGACGGCACCCTGCGTCTCTCCGACGAAGCGCGTTCAGCGACGTTCCGCGGAGTGACGGATCCCGCGACACACGCCGTCAGGTCGAGTCTGAGCGGGCTCGTCGTCGAACTGCGCACCGGTGAAGGGGAGTCGCTGTCATGA
- a CDS encoding DUF6339 family protein → MTERPDQLPEYLARLADENAARFITDGLLSGKDNVPSIALNQASEPLPETPRTRLRAIRDLIDDAMYTYRDDRPTQVDAWLAPRLHAVLRLTRAEAADSALWNYLALGVAPDFVVWRHRSETKTVNARYFKGPYHKQAFARLWWSAELFRNGSDYEPVVTACGNQDMLNTVLRLDVIDHRPTAQALVRLLKRDVVRTGRDANALGKAVNTAAATLMYDVIAPDVERDAGAVQRWIDEGEQGLSVHHRPLPHGPVEEHAPEASVDRLTDHFAELFADAPVRGKDESEEAVDES, encoded by the coding sequence ATGACGGAGAGGCCCGACCAGCTGCCCGAGTACCTGGCGCGACTGGCCGACGAGAACGCGGCGAGGTTCATCACGGACGGGTTGCTGTCAGGGAAGGACAACGTCCCGTCGATCGCTCTGAACCAGGCTTCCGAGCCGCTGCCCGAGACCCCTCGGACGCGACTTCGCGCGATACGGGACCTGATCGACGACGCGATGTACACGTACCGCGACGACCGGCCGACGCAGGTGGACGCCTGGCTCGCGCCACGTCTGCACGCCGTCCTTCGGCTGACGCGTGCGGAGGCCGCGGACTCCGCGCTGTGGAACTACCTGGCCCTCGGTGTCGCTCCCGACTTCGTCGTCTGGCGTCACCGTTCCGAGACGAAGACCGTCAACGCCCGCTACTTCAAAGGGCCCTATCACAAGCAGGCCTTCGCCCGGCTCTGGTGGTCGGCCGAACTGTTCCGTAACGGCTCCGACTATGAACCGGTGGTCACCGCCTGTGGCAACCAGGACATGTTGAACACGGTGCTGAGGTTGGACGTCATCGATCACCGCCCGACGGCGCAGGCGCTGGTCCGGCTGCTGAAGAGGGACGTCGTCCGGACGGGCCGTGATGCGAACGCGCTGGGCAAAGCCGTCAACACGGCGGCCGCGACTCTGATGTACGACGTGATCGCGCCGGACGTGGAGCGGGATGCCGGGGCTGTCCAGAGGTGGATCGACGAGGGTGAGCAGGGTCTCTCCGTGCACCATCGCCCTCTTCCTCATGGCCCTGTCGAGGAGCACGCCCCCGAGGCATCGGTGGATCGCCTGACGGACCACTTCGCGGAGTTGTTCGCGGACGCGCCCGTGCGCGGGAAGGACGAGAGCGAGGAAGCAGTGGACGAAAGCTGA
- a CDS encoding DEAD/DEAH box helicase, translating into MSSDLTPVIKTVVDQSSRVLRTYAVDPGLIPEHANGERRITQGGYGDRQLFELVQNAADEIAAEPGGCAHVVLTDTYLYCANEGSAVTPEGAETILRMSMSRKRGGQIGRFGVGVKSVLVVTDAPQFFSRTGCFGFDREWAHARIRAVPEVTARLGEKFEAPVLRMARPLDEAAERAADPVLDELLTWATTVVRLPLLDGAADRLGQDMHGGQSAGGREEFPLGFQLFSPHVAKVILEDRRPRPVVRRTLTVERDQELHTVREERPGRHPSANRWRVFTLTHEPTAAARSSAGELHDRVALDISWAVREYEKDAAGLMSSPRGRGRFWSFFPTKYEMTLSGILNGAWKTNEDRQNLLDSSPFNQEMIRIAARLVLESLPKLAHVEDPAAYLPLLPGRARESETVSWADRYLTEHIWEATAQRPSLPDQDGRLCVPRDLHIHPSLGKDNKSLVRWLTLWSSYPGRPTNWLHPSVEATDLRAGKLDHILKAAKRERATVREWLEALVADGTAEASATAVRIVADMVQSSSPYANDARTTRIVLTEEHGMVAPVVGKVFRRTDQDGLRESLVYVDTALSDDPSLAGALSVLGIRDADVRGRFVSVLEQGFASYGPQEWTRFWELFHQAGSSHLSHEVIRRVPEPLSTLYVRTSDGRFRPMRDCMLPGPVVTPESDACVAVDARFHSDDMAFFREVGLRDRPTGGHRPEAEAWFEQYREAMHKAYCATLPNQASRPTLAKIKLEGSAVGGPLHLLPELSNEARANFLKVLSDDALVDNWTLQVGAQVSTRKAVASPIRWMLKRHGLVPTSQGIRPVGEAVGPQLDAYSDVLPVARISAEKARKLRLAASVENVPDAFWDQLLEKLQHSEDDVFIGNTYVLLTRLEVPFPDDSLTRCRIGEEWGTRPDGEIAVASSQEEYRALRSEGLPALLASSTKDAALLVKQWGMLPYADVISRETRHEPAGEPVPLKEAYPTLRQMRGSQVDQYTLQRCKVLEEVTRTPNGMRPTTLNSSLQGSTILVLEPADPLGALMAVDRELRWRMGEAGCRQVLEAQRRQEEDQKVKSALKAVREADDVVAKLLLLLGADTLRDRLPAGLMDGERAENSGAEPDGYRIAQMAFNAHGDSILHEHARDLQNLYPSHAPTSFRGASTAVAFVADLRFPDAFAGFRAPSLEPRIDVDGPRHFPRLHDYQERLAANVFTMLDRIVPQRGMLSLPTGAGKTRVTAEAVIRWVKQVGRLDGPILWIAQTEELCEQAVQSWKFVWEKVGAETPLAINRLWSTNEAAPVTDRPQLVVAMDAKLQQPTCLAADAYAWLRDPALVIIDEAHTAITPRYTDILKSLGLTSSRTDRHLLGLTATPFRNTNQDETRRLINRFGGRRLDDGVFEGGDAYAELQRLGMLAQVEHRLLQGGTITLQPEERQYAEQMSILSRAAEQRLAKDHDRSSRIVAEISAMPEDWPVLVFATSVDHAKYLAAKLRDRGITASAVDSNTSAIDRRRRIDDFRTGRTRVLTNYGVLTQGFDAPATRAVVVARPVYSPNVYQQMIGRGLRGRLNGGKETCLILNVRDNIENFDTALAFTQFEHLWSSK; encoded by the coding sequence ATGTCTTCTGACTTGACCCCTGTGATCAAGACCGTGGTCGATCAATCCTCCCGTGTTCTCAGGACGTACGCCGTCGATCCCGGCCTCATACCTGAACACGCCAACGGAGAAAGGCGGATCACCCAGGGTGGATACGGTGACCGGCAGCTCTTCGAACTCGTCCAGAACGCCGCGGACGAGATCGCCGCAGAGCCCGGCGGCTGCGCCCACGTCGTTCTCACGGATACTTATCTCTACTGCGCGAACGAGGGATCGGCCGTCACTCCCGAAGGCGCCGAGACGATTCTCCGGATGAGCATGTCGCGGAAACGCGGCGGCCAGATCGGTCGTTTCGGGGTCGGCGTGAAATCCGTGCTCGTCGTGACCGACGCCCCGCAATTCTTCAGCCGCACCGGCTGTTTCGGCTTCGACCGCGAGTGGGCCCACGCGCGGATCCGCGCCGTTCCCGAGGTCACGGCCCGGCTCGGCGAGAAGTTCGAGGCTCCGGTGTTGCGCATGGCCCGTCCCTTGGACGAAGCCGCCGAGCGCGCCGCCGACCCCGTACTCGACGAACTGCTGACCTGGGCCACCACCGTCGTCCGTCTTCCGCTGCTCGACGGCGCCGCCGATCGGCTCGGCCAGGACATGCACGGAGGGCAGTCGGCCGGCGGCCGGGAGGAGTTCCCCCTCGGGTTCCAGCTCTTCTCGCCGCACGTGGCCAAGGTGATCCTGGAGGACCGCCGTCCGCGGCCTGTCGTACGGCGGACGCTCACCGTCGAACGAGACCAGGAACTGCACACCGTCCGTGAGGAGCGCCCCGGCAGGCACCCCTCGGCCAACCGATGGCGGGTGTTCACCCTCACCCACGAGCCGACCGCCGCCGCCCGCTCCAGTGCGGGCGAACTGCACGACCGGGTCGCCCTCGACATCTCGTGGGCCGTGCGCGAGTACGAGAAGGACGCCGCCGGGCTCATGTCCTCGCCCCGGGGGCGGGGCCGGTTCTGGTCGTTCTTCCCGACCAAGTACGAGATGACGCTGAGCGGAATCCTCAACGGTGCCTGGAAGACGAACGAGGACCGGCAGAACCTGCTGGACTCCTCCCCGTTCAACCAGGAGATGATCCGCATCGCCGCCCGGCTGGTGCTCGAGTCCCTTCCGAAGCTGGCCCACGTCGAGGACCCCGCCGCGTACCTTCCGCTCCTTCCCGGCCGTGCTCGTGAGTCGGAGACGGTCAGTTGGGCCGACCGCTATCTCACCGAGCACATCTGGGAGGCCACCGCCCAGCGTCCGTCGCTGCCCGACCAGGACGGGCGGCTGTGCGTGCCGCGCGACCTGCACATCCACCCGTCGCTCGGCAAGGACAACAAGTCGCTGGTCCGTTGGCTGACCCTGTGGAGCTCGTACCCGGGCCGGCCCACGAACTGGCTGCATCCGTCCGTGGAGGCCACGGATCTCCGCGCCGGCAAGCTGGACCACATCCTCAAGGCCGCCAAGCGGGAACGCGCCACGGTGCGCGAGTGGTTGGAGGCACTGGTCGCCGACGGCACCGCCGAGGCCTCCGCCACCGCCGTCCGCATCGTCGCCGACATGGTCCAGTCGTCCTCCCCGTACGCGAACGACGCGCGCACCACGCGGATCGTGCTGACCGAGGAGCACGGCATGGTGGCCCCGGTCGTCGGCAAGGTGTTTCGCCGCACCGACCAGGACGGGCTGCGCGAGTCCCTCGTGTACGTCGACACCGCTCTGTCCGACGACCCGTCCCTCGCGGGCGCCCTGTCCGTGCTCGGCATCCGGGACGCCGACGTCCGAGGTCGCTTCGTGAGCGTCCTCGAGCAGGGCTTCGCCTCGTACGGGCCGCAGGAATGGACCCGGTTCTGGGAGCTTTTCCACCAGGCCGGGAGCAGCCACCTGTCCCACGAGGTGATCCGGCGTGTACCCGAGCCGCTCTCGACGCTGTATGTGCGCACCTCGGACGGCCGCTTCCGTCCGATGCGGGACTGCATGCTGCCGGGCCCGGTCGTGACGCCGGAGTCGGACGCTTGCGTCGCCGTCGACGCCCGGTTCCACTCCGACGACATGGCCTTCTTCCGCGAGGTGGGGTTGCGCGACCGCCCCACGGGGGGACATCGCCCCGAGGCGGAAGCGTGGTTCGAGCAGTACCGCGAGGCCATGCACAAGGCGTACTGCGCCACCCTGCCCAACCAGGCCTCCCGTCCGACGCTCGCCAAGATCAAGCTGGAGGGTTCCGCGGTCGGCGGACCGCTGCACCTGCTGCCGGAACTCTCGAACGAGGCCCGGGCCAACTTCCTGAAGGTGCTGTCCGACGACGCCCTCGTCGACAACTGGACGCTACAGGTGGGAGCGCAGGTCAGCACCCGTAAGGCCGTGGCCTCGCCGATCCGCTGGATGCTCAAGCGGCATGGTCTCGTCCCCACCTCTCAGGGAATCCGCCCGGTCGGCGAGGCGGTCGGCCCCCAGCTCGATGCGTACAGCGACGTACTGCCGGTCGCGCGGATCAGCGCCGAGAAGGCCCGCAAGCTTCGCCTGGCCGCGAGCGTCGAGAACGTGCCCGACGCCTTCTGGGACCAGCTCCTGGAGAAGCTCCAGCACAGCGAGGACGACGTGTTCATCGGTAACACGTACGTGCTCCTGACGCGCCTGGAGGTGCCCTTTCCCGACGACTCGCTCACGCGGTGCCGCATCGGCGAGGAGTGGGGCACCCGACCCGACGGTGAGATCGCTGTCGCCTCGTCGCAGGAGGAGTATCGGGCGTTGCGCTCCGAGGGGCTGCCCGCCCTGCTGGCCTCGTCGACCAAGGACGCCGCGCTGCTCGTCAAGCAATGGGGGATGCTGCCGTACGCCGACGTGATCAGCCGCGAGACCCGGCATGAGCCCGCCGGCGAGCCGGTCCCCCTCAAGGAGGCGTACCCCACGCTGCGGCAGATGCGCGGCTCGCAGGTGGACCAGTACACGCTGCAGCGGTGCAAGGTTCTCGAAGAGGTGACGCGTACCCCCAACGGCATGCGCCCCACGACGCTGAACAGCAGCCTGCAGGGATCCACGATCCTCGTGCTCGAACCCGCCGACCCCCTTGGCGCACTGATGGCCGTGGACCGTGAACTGCGCTGGCGCATGGGAGAGGCCGGATGCCGGCAGGTTCTGGAGGCGCAGCGGCGCCAGGAGGAGGACCAGAAGGTCAAGAGCGCGCTGAAGGCCGTACGTGAGGCCGACGACGTGGTGGCCAAGCTCCTGCTGCTGCTGGGCGCCGACACCCTGCGGGACCGTCTGCCGGCCGGACTGATGGACGGTGAGCGCGCGGAGAACAGTGGGGCCGAGCCCGACGGCTATCGCATCGCGCAGATGGCGTTCAACGCGCACGGAGACAGCATCCTGCACGAACACGCCCGTGACCTGCAGAACCTCTACCCGAGCCATGCCCCGACGTCGTTCAGGGGCGCCTCCACAGCAGTGGCGTTCGTGGCGGACCTCCGCTTCCCCGACGCCTTCGCCGGCTTCCGGGCGCCGTCGTTGGAGCCGCGGATAGACGTGGACGGGCCGCGTCACTTCCCGCGCCTTCACGACTACCAGGAACGACTGGCCGCCAACGTCTTCACCATGCTGGACCGCATCGTCCCGCAGCGCGGCATGCTGTCCCTGCCGACCGGCGCGGGCAAGACGCGTGTCACCGCCGAGGCGGTGATCCGCTGGGTCAAGCAGGTGGGCCGGCTCGACGGGCCGATCCTGTGGATCGCCCAGACCGAGGAGCTGTGCGAACAGGCCGTACAGAGCTGGAAGTTCGTATGGGAGAAGGTCGGAGCGGAGACCCCTCTGGCGATCAACCGTCTGTGGTCGACGAACGAGGCAGCTCCCGTCACCGACCGACCGCAGCTGGTCGTCGCGATGGATGCCAAGCTCCAGCAGCCGACCTGCCTCGCCGCCGATGCCTACGCCTGGCTGCGCGACCCGGCCCTCGTCATCATCGACGAGGCGCACACCGCCATCACGCCCCGCTACACCGACATCCTGAAGAGCCTCGGCCTGACGTCCTCCCGCACCGACCGTCATCTCCTGGGGCTCACAGCGACACCGTTCCGCAACACCAACCAGGACGAGACGCGCCGTCTGATCAATCGCTTCGGTGGCAGGCGTCTGGACGACGGCGTCTTCGAGGGCGGCGACGCGTACGCCGAGCTGCAGCGACTCGGCATGCTGGCGCAGGTCGAGCACCGTCTCCTGCAAGGCGGCACGATCACTCTGCAGCCCGAGGAGAGGCAGTACGCCGAACAGATGAGCATTCTGTCCAGGGCGGCCGAGCAGCGGCTGGCCAAGGACCACGACCGCAGCTCACGCATCGTGGCCGAGATCTCGGCCATGCCGGAGGACTGGCCGGTGCTGGTGTTCGCCACATCGGTCGACCACGCAAAGTACCTGGCGGCCAAGCTGCGCGACCGTGGCATCACCGCCTCCGCCGTCGACTCCAACACGTCGGCCATCGACCGGCGCCGACGCATCGACGACTTCCGGACGGGCCGCACCCGTGTGCTCACCAACTACGGCGTCCTCACCCAGGGCTTCGACGCTCCTGCCACCCGAGCCGTCGTCGTCGCCCGCCCGGTGTACAGCCCCAACGTGTACCAGCAGATGATCGGCCGCGGTCTGCGCGGTCGCCTCAACGGTGGCAAGGAGACCTGCCTGATCCTCAACGTCCGCGACAACATCGAGAACTTCGACACCGCCCTGGCCTTCACCCAGTTCGAGCACCTGTGGAGCAGCAAGTGA
- a CDS encoding DNA cytosine methyltransferase, with translation MTRAPHPDANQDPPVIVDLFAGPGGLDIAAEVLNIPTIGVEWDESTRVTRRAANLRTTEIGDVAKLNPLDPEVASASVLTGGPPCQTYSVAGNREGHKHLDDVKHLAQLVGQSKNVGELEKNWAMVEQTARMLSWADERTGLVLQPLRWIVEKMLKSDPYKVVVLEQVPTVLPVWKHYRDILRELGYDADCHILHTEEYGVPQTRRRAVLIARYRGSAGKGVEFPPLTHQRYRKGVKRLSAAPENTAPTSDVQQNLPFETPDPAPAARKPWVSMGDTLKDSRSTEFVVRSNYGSGGDPEKRGLRTSNDPAATVTGKVLRNRVFDLKGYDAGDQPELGPEQDRFTFPEAGLLQTFPAEYPWRGTDVAQQIGNAIPPLLAIHVLCTALQLDEDHKQRAIKALGTWRPPHL, from the coding sequence ATGACCCGAGCACCTCATCCCGACGCGAATCAGGATCCGCCCGTCATCGTCGACCTCTTCGCGGGACCGGGCGGCCTCGACATCGCAGCCGAGGTGCTCAATATCCCCACCATCGGCGTGGAGTGGGACGAATCGACTCGAGTCACCCGGCGTGCCGCCAACCTGCGGACGACCGAGATCGGGGACGTGGCAAAACTGAACCCGCTCGACCCGGAGGTCGCCTCGGCCAGCGTCCTCACCGGCGGGCCCCCCTGCCAGACCTACTCCGTGGCAGGAAACCGCGAGGGACACAAACATCTCGATGACGTGAAGCACCTGGCCCAGCTCGTGGGGCAGAGCAAGAACGTCGGGGAGCTGGAGAAGAACTGGGCGATGGTCGAGCAGACAGCTCGCATGCTGTCATGGGCCGACGAGCGCACCGGGCTCGTACTCCAGCCCCTGCGGTGGATCGTCGAGAAGATGCTCAAGTCCGACCCCTACAAGGTGGTGGTGCTGGAGCAGGTGCCGACCGTCCTGCCCGTCTGGAAGCACTACCGCGACATCCTTCGCGAGCTCGGATACGACGCGGATTGCCACATCCTGCACACCGAGGAGTACGGGGTGCCACAGACACGTCGCCGCGCGGTACTGATCGCCCGTTACCGGGGAAGCGCAGGCAAAGGTGTCGAGTTCCCACCCCTGACGCACCAGCGCTACCGCAAGGGGGTGAAGCGCCTCTCCGCAGCGCCTGAAAACACGGCGCCGACGAGTGACGTTCAGCAGAACCTGCCCTTCGAGACCCCGGATCCCGCCCCCGCCGCGAGGAAGCCGTGGGTCTCCATGGGCGACACACTCAAGGACTCCCGTTCCACGGAATTCGTCGTTCGCTCCAACTACGGCTCGGGCGGTGACCCCGAGAAACGAGGACTCCGCACCTCCAACGATCCGGCCGCCACGGTCACCGGCAAGGTACTGCGCAACAGGGTGTTCGACCTCAAAGGCTACGACGCTGGCGATCAACCTGAACTGGGGCCGGAACAGGACCGTTTCACGTTTCCCGAGGCCGGCCTACTGCAGACCTTTCCTGCCGAGTACCCGTGGCGAGGCACCGACGTCGCGCAACAGATCGGCAACGCGATCCCGCCGCTCCTGGCCATCCACGTCCTGTGCACAGCATTGCAACTGGACGAGGACCACAAGCAGCGAGCCATCAAAGCACTGGGGACCTGGCGTCCTCCCCACTTGTAG